The Triticum aestivum cultivar Chinese Spring chromosome 4B, IWGSC CS RefSeq v2.1, whole genome shotgun sequence sequence TCACCTCCTTGTGCTCCACATTCTTGAGTGCAAACGACTGGCTGCCACCAAACGCCAGGTCGCTAGGCCCAGGGCTCACCATCCACACAGGAGAGAGCTCCACGAGAACCTTCTGCACCAGCTTGTCCTCCTGAAAATCCTTCAGCAGCGACGCCAGGGCGCCTCCGGCATCTCTGAAATCCACCAGCACGCTGCATAACCCTCGATCGGCGAGAATTCGAAGGATGGAGTCCAGGTTCATCTCATCAAGGACCGAGACGCTGACTCCCGATGGCTCCACGGCGACGGGGCTATCGGCAAGGACTATGGCGTTAGATGCAGACTCCTCGTCGAGAAACGGGATGTGCAATTTGGAACCTTCTCCCTGCGCTATGATGATGTAAAGAGGCTGCTTTGCGCCAGCCTCTTGTGATATTGGTAAGGTAGTCGCCTTGGCCATGTCACTTGAAATTACAACTCCATCGTATTCTTTTGCTAACTGTGAGTAGTATCCTCCTGGTTGATCAGCTCCGCTCCCGATTTGGTTTATGACAATTCCGTTCATCGAGAGTGTAGTTCTGGTTCAGTGTGAAACAGATAAACATCAGCAGCAGCGTCACACACTGTATTCAGACGAAAAGGACTAAAGAAAATGGCACGCGACGGTACAAAATACAAATATCACTACACCAAAGTAGCTGAAGCAACGAGTGTACTACGTTTCCTAACCAGATTAAACACAAAGTTTGAACATACTGTGCAACTTATATTTCAAAATGAACCTATTCCTATATTTAAGAActggcaaaaatgtgtgtgctgATATTACCAGTCTAGAATCCTAGCAAGATACTTGTAGTGGGATATTTACCTCAAAGTTGCAAAGGCCTTCCCAGTAAGCATACGGTGAATATAAGCCTCATTTAATCTGAGACATAATGCTTCCTCCACACCAACCCTTACATCTATGCCGGCGTTTCTGAGTTTTTCAATCCCTTTGGATGCTACAATAGGATTCGGGTCAGTCATCCCCACCACAACCTCCTTAATTTTGGCTTTGATGAGTGCTTCAGTGCAGGGAGGGGTTCTCCCGTAGTGGTTGCAGGGCTCCAAACTCACATAAGCCGTTGCATTCTCAGCTAAATCCCCTGCGTCTCTCAAAGCAAATACCTGCACATGAAGCCACATATTACCAACTGTTATAAGTACTAGGCTACGAGCTTATGATATTATCAACAGTACTATTATACTTTAGTGGCAGAAAACATATGTGCTCTTACATGTAGCTAATAGCCTAATACTACAATGCCACTACTTATTATTTCTTGGTAATAGCACGAGCTGAGCTCATATTGTTGTGTATGAGTATGAGACTAAAAACCACTGCATGCTGTTGACATACTGGCTACAAGTGATCTTTTGTAAATATTTGTTTGGTGTTAGAAGTATCACCTGCCAGACA is a genomic window containing:
- the LOC123093822 gene encoding riboflavin biosynthesis protein PYRD, chloroplastic, with the protein product MISSSLLSRPRLAPRPVPAAASPCRARLAVGGGGARGLAAGVRCQAQAGDMDAHYMRRCVDLARTAAGHTSPNPMVGCVIVREGEVVGEGFHPKAGQPHAEVFALRDAGDLAENATAYVSLEPCNHYGRTPPCTEALIKAKIKEVVVGMTDPNPIVASKGIEKLRNAGIDVRVGVEEALCLRLNEAYIHRMLTGKAFATLRTTLSMNGIVINQIGSGADQPGGYYSQLAKEYDGVVISSDMAKATTLPISQEAGAKQPLYIIIAQGEGSKLHIPFLDEESASNAIVLADSPVAVEPSGVSVSVLDEMNLDSILRILADRGLCSVLVDFRDAGGALASLLKDFQEDKLVQKVLVELSPVWMVSPGPSDLAFGGSQSFALKNVEHKEVNGTLLLEGYL